The Rhipicephalus microplus isolate Deutch F79 chromosome 4, USDA_Rmic, whole genome shotgun sequence sequence AAATTGCTTAAGAAGCAGTTAACATACCAGACATTAACAAACACGTTTTATTACAATCATACAATGGTGACACACAAGGTGTACACAGAATGAGATTTAGACAAATATTTTAGAAATCAGTCTCTCATCAAAAGGCTGATCCGCACAACAGCGTGTCACATTTACCTCCACTGGGCCCACAGTATAACAATTATCACAGCAAACGAATcggaagaaataaaataaaacattctGACAAACCACCAGGCACGCAACATGAGGTCATAAAAAGTGTTGACTAGCAATCGCTGAGAAATTTATCTTAATGGGCTATATAACTTTGACTTTTGATTTTATTTGAAGTACATGAGATGTTAAACATGACCTATGCATTAAATTATTTGCTCACTACAGAAGTATCTTGTGCATggacttcattaaaaaaaaaggcatcgcatAGAATGCAAATGACACGTACAATTTGAATAGTTGAAGAAACTAAAGCACTGCTCATTTGGAGTAGCACACATTTATGCAGATTGACCAAAGGCACTTGTCTGAGCAGTGCTGCCATACTGAATTCGTGTAAAGTTTGAACAAGTTGTTCTTTGTAATACTGTGTAATAAAAGATGTTTGTCCGGGTGAAATGATGTGACAAATGAAAATGCAATGACAAATGCATCAGCAGCCTGCAAATGCAGTTGCAGCAATGACGTGCACTGCCATATTGCAAATGGGATACTGTCATGTAAAAAAGAGACAAGAAATTCATGCTGTTTAATTGAACATCCTATGCAAGGCTTTTTTTGTACACTTGCCTGAACTTGTCATTGCCTTAGTCTTCCAACTTCATTTTTCTGATGCTTCAGAAGAAAAGCTTGCATATAACAAGCCATGCTATTCTACATAAAAGTGTGTAATTTCTGTAGAGTAAAACATGTGGCCAATGGTTAAAAATTACTTGCAATGTCAAAAATTCAATCACCACCAATTGCATAGCAGTGTGCACACTAATGATGTGCTTCCAGTGGAAAATAATTTAGGCTATTTTTCGTCAGCTAGCACATTATAGAATCCTAGCCGAAGTGCTCGGCGCATCAAACATCTAAGGTGACAACAAATAAATTACCAGCACACATGTCGCAACATTTATGCCATTTATATGAGCCAGCTGACCAGCCACCTCAATTTTGTTCATCATTACAGACTCACCCAAACCATGCCAACTTAACAAGGAAGAACGAGAGATAGCCCACACAGCTGTCCTGTCCCACAAATCGTTGTCCTCGCAGTGACAGCATTTCAGTTCCCACCGGGCAATTCCACCACAACAGGACGCTCTTCCTCGGCCACTTCTTGCTCGAAGCTCCAGCCCATCAACTTGGTCAAACTTATCCTGAAACGGTTGGCCTTCATCTTTAACGTCGTCGGTGAGTTGTCAGGCAGACTGGACTCGGCAATGTTTCGGAACAGCGAGGTCAGGGCCTCAGTGAGGAAGTTCTTTCGAGACACGATGTCCACAAAGAAGTCGCAGGGGACTTCGCGCAGCTGGAAGTGCAACACGGAGACCAGGTCGCTGAAGAAGTCTGGATGCCGGTCGATGGCCTCGCTGCTCGTGCAGAAGATGCGCACCAGCTTCTGCCACTGTTCAAAGCAGGGATACACGTGCCCCACCAGaaagcacacaaacacaaactGCAGTTCACCTAGCAGGTCCTCCTGGTGTGGCCAGGTGGCCAGCAGCTGCTCCAACACGTAGCTTGAGTCCATGCCGTGCTTGGTGATCTCCGATGGGGTCGAGCCACTCGGGTGCCTATAAGAATAGGCACATCATTTTTGCTCAACAGGAACAGTTGGCCTGTTTATTCACTATGTTGGTCTCGTCATTTGCAACAAAATTTTGAACACATAGGCATTGCGAATTTCTTGGCATAAGTCGAGCAGCAAGCTCATGCATTTTCAACAACTGTTTAGTTAATTGTGAGCATgttcttttttctaagttgtcacCGCCAAATGTTCATATCACTACTTCCtcatgaaggaaagaagtgtaattAAATGCGCtccctttgttttctttctttttcttttttgttagacacaatacgAATCAGAAATAAGAATAATGAcaccaaggaaagtacaggagatgttattagaagtacttgtcatgtaaatgggaaaaaatgaaaagtggatgaaaagataacttgccactggcgGTAACAAAACCTGCAAGcttcgaataatgcgtccgatgctctaccaactaatCTCTCCGTCCACTTCATAGggtatatatatgtgcattttaaTTGTGGGAgcgtcagcaccaccagtagctattatggcgagtgtgaaacagaGCACCGTGAGTGCCATAATTTACGACATGAATTTTATCGGAAGCATTCACAAGCTTCCCACAAAATTTATGATGTGGGTGTATAGCACAGTGGCCTTCAGATCAGCACTTTTCCACGGATTGCCTGTGTTCATACGCCGCGTCAACAAGAAAGTtaattctgtttttgttttattaaATTCTACATTCACCACACCCCCTGTTCAGTCCAGGTCAGTTCTTCCAAGGTTCATCAAGTGACTTCTTCCCCCTGTCCCCCCCCAGGTGTTTTAGCGAACACTAGTGCAAGGTCCCCAAAGACAGCCTCACTGAAACAAAATTCAAAGGCCCTATCAAGGAAATGGGGGCATCTTTCATTCTACTACACTGTGCGACGCGTCCTTCCGGATTCTTCCTCCACGTCAAGAACAGAACTTGCATCTACTTGCTGAGCAGTGCTACATTTCTTTGCTTCAGGCAACAATGATGGTGATTCACTCACATGCAGGCAACAATAAAATGTGAATGGACAAGATACCTCAATAAAAAACCAGACTGCCACATCACATATGGCCGGCAAGCTCATGTTTGAGAAAACAGTAATTATTAGTAAATGCCGCATGCACGAAACTTGCATTTCTAGGGCAACAATTTCTTTACACTCACCAGTGACAGGTTTTTTAGTGCATGTTGTTGCCAACGATATCTAAATTTTAAACGAAAGGCATCAGCGGCACAGTTAGAAATCTACGGTTTTGTGCTTAGAAGCCATGCGTCTAGCAAACAGGTGTCAACAATAGAAACCTCTAGAGTATTCATTTCCACTGTCCAGTGCGTGACAATCAAAACTATTTTTGTTATTTATAGAGATAAGGTGATGAAGTTCGGCATGCAGATATGACTTACTGTGCTGATATTTTATCTAAAATCACTTTTGAGCTATCTACTGCAGTTTCTGAGTTAAAACACTTGACAAACTTTCATTGTCATCCCAAAATTAAATAATGAATTAGACATAAGTTCCTCAAAATTTCTGCGTAATAATATTCACAAAGGCCCATTATGCATCATAATGCTATTGGTTTATTTATTAACATTTAAATAAGCACACAAAAAATTTTGAAATTTCCTGTAGATATCGTGTTACTAGTCTCCTTTACAAAAAGCCAATCATAAAAAAATTTTTACGACGTGGAGACAAGTATTGACAGCTTTGTGGCGCTCACCAATATCTCTAGATCTAAATAATGAAAACAGAATGGTTATTATCATCATTTCTTGTGATATGGCCCACAGATGATTGACAGCAACTGCTCAAAAAGTGAAAGCTGAGAAAACGGTGCTCAAAGAAAACCGAGTTAAAAGCTGAGAAAGCTGAACTCAGAAGGAAGATGGTTTGATTTTTCATTAAAACAATGCAGTTTTGTGGCTATCTTGAACTCTGGTCTGTCGTTTTTACAATGATACTAATATGATGACACTGTACTATAGAAAAGTTGCAAACTTGCATTTTCTAAAGCCCGATTTTCTCATAGTTCTTTATGACAGCACACAAGTAAAATGCTACTACTGCTTATTTTGTTCTAATATTATCGCATGACATAAAACATAGCCTCAGTGTTGCAGAACTGAAAGTATTCCCATTGCCCCTTCAGCATTGTTAAGCAAGCTTCCCTGTCCCAGATGGCAGAACCAGTAGAACGCAACTATTGCACAATTTCGCAATCGAGGGGAGGTGTGCCTGCGTCCTGTTGCTTGTCATTTTCTGCCATTTGCAATCCACCCCATACTGATCTTCTTGCAAAGTTTGCGTGCTAAGAGTCACCTGTGACTGATTGAACAGACGAGCATTAGCTCATAGAGCTTCTTGGGATTCAGTGCCAATTACAAAGTCCCTTGCATGAAAGATTACCTATGCATTTGTCATATATTAACAGTATGACACTTTCATGACAGGCATGCAAACACAAACACACCAGAAGAATAACAGACAACAAGAGCATTGGCTATCAACTCTCTGACATGTGTGGGCCAACACAAAAGGTAACCACTTAGGCACATTTCTCCTTTATGAAAAATATTAAAATTTTGGTTCATGCAGACAATTTCACTGACATGCCTGCCTAAAGCATGATACAGTCTGTACAATACTGCAGGTTTGTACATTTTCTTCGTGCATTGGCATTTAGAATCTCCATGATCCTTAGTAGCAAATCATTTCCAGTATAGCTGAACAATGAGCATAATGTGAGAACATGCCTTTTCTTGGGGATCTCTGTATAACGTATCTTGCACTCGGGCACCTCTTTCAGCTCAAGCAATTCTTTGGCCCTGTCAGACAGCCTGATGTCCTCGCCACAGTCGCCCCTCGAATCGACAGAGGCCAGGTCACCACCTCTATGTGAGCAGAAGTTAATTGGCTCAAAAGGCGTGGCCGAATAGATGACGCTCCTCTCTGGCTGCAGCCGCTCCAGCACCGCCCGGCTGACATGCTTCGTGAGGGAAATCCAGCGCCGCCACTCGGCGTACGCAAACACCGCCAAATGCTGATCCAGGTCGCCTCTCAAGTTCGAGCGCAGGCGCTCCACCTCTTCCATGTCCACTGGCTCGGGTGATATGTCTGCACAGACAGGCTCGCTTTCTTTCAATACTGCAGTACCACCCATcattatttatattatttatttattcatactgttagcATACACTCCAAAACAGGAGTTGCTCAGCTGTGCACAAAGCAGCAGTTTCAAAAACCAATTCAATAGGGGAAGAAAACCTCGCAACTTGACACCATGcaacaaaatgaaaaagaaaaaaatgcaacattcGATGGGCACATTGCAGTCAACTCAGCGGAACACAGGTTTGCAAGTGAGGACATTTTCATCAGCACATTTAATTCAACAATGCGCTTTCAAAATATTTTCAACATCGTTACCCAATACAACATACTTTCATAACTTATTTCATGTGTCAACAGCGGATATGACGAAAATATTTTTGAACGATTCGGTGTTATGCTTCAAAGGTTTAACATGTTTATTGTGCTTTGTCTGCGAATAGGACAGATATAGAGCGAGAATGTTTGTTAGCTCTGTTTTTTAAATGCCATGGAATATCTGAAAAAAGTA is a genomic window containing:
- the LOC119172532 gene encoding protein AAR2 homolog isoform X2, which translates into the protein MGAGEGASNVQVNPAVVDRLLLQGATLVFLDVPPGTEFGLDMSTNVVGDKFRGVKLIPAGLHFVHYSAVSKTGTAAPRTGFFHYFEKGEMLVKKWDKATEDISPEPVDMEEVERLRSNLRGDLDQHLAVFAYAEWRRWISLTKHVSRAVLERLQPERSVIYSATPFEPINFCSHRGGDLASVDSRGDCGEDIRLSDRAKELLELKEVPECKIRYTEIPKKRHPSGSTPSEITKHGMDSSYVLEQLLATWPHQEDLLGELQFVFVCFLVGHVYPCFEQWQKLVRIFCTSSEAIDRHPDFFSDLVSVLHFQLREVPCDFFVDIVSRKNFLTEALTSLFRNIAESSLPDNSPTTLKMKANRFRISLTKLMGWSFEQEVAEEERPVVVELPGGN
- the LOC119172532 gene encoding protein AAR2 homolog isoform X1 — protein: MAEAGEGASNVQVNPAVVDRLLLQGATLVFLDVPPGTEFGLDMSTNVVGDKFRGVKLIPAGLHFVHYSAVSKTGTAAPRTGFFHYFEKGEMLVKKWDKATEDISPEPVDMEEVERLRSNLRGDLDQHLAVFAYAEWRRWISLTKHVSRAVLERLQPERSVIYSATPFEPINFCSHRGGDLASVDSRGDCGEDIRLSDRAKELLELKEVPECKIRYTEIPKKRHPSGSTPSEITKHGMDSSYVLEQLLATWPHQEDLLGELQFVFVCFLVGHVYPCFEQWQKLVRIFCTSSEAIDRHPDFFSDLVSVLHFQLREVPCDFFVDIVSRKNFLTEALTSLFRNIAESSLPDNSPTTLKMKANRFRISLTKLMGWSFEQEVAEEERPVVVELPGGN